The DNA region ACGACCCTGAAATGCCTCCGGATCCGTCAGGATGTCCTGCGGAACGAAAGAGTCGCCCTTCAGGACAAACCCCCCCTGGCCGTACCCGAGCACGGGATGCTCTTCGAACATCGCCAGTGCGTACTCCCACGCGTGCAATCGAAGACGGGTCGAGGCGCTGCGGCCGTGGAGATCGCCGCCTGCGCTGGCAAAGTACAATCCACCGGCGACCACCAGTCCGATCGCACCTGCGGATGCGATCCAGCGCCACGCGCCGCGCGCGCTGAATACGACAATCGCGGCCAGTGCGGCGCCCAATCCGAGCATCGCCCCGCGCGATTGCGCCAATAAAAAAGCCCACAGCATCAGGCCCACGCCGGCCAGCGAAGCGATGGCCATTCCCAATCCGCCCGCGGCATGCACCCGGCGGGCACGTTGCACGCCTTCCATCGCCACCGCCAGGCCGATCACGATGCCGGGGATCAGGCACGCCGCCAGGAACGTCGGATTGCCAAACGGGAATTTGGCGCGAAGGTTCGGATTCCGCCCGTAGAAGTACCACACCGCCAGCAGCGCCGTGATGACCCCGATGGGAACGAGCAGGCGGGTCGCAATCCGGGCTCCGCGGGCACTCAGTCCCCATCCCAGCGCGAACGCCCACAGAAACTGGATCGCGAGCAGCAGGCTCGTCCCCAGGGCGAGTTCCGGCGCGTCCGACCATCGACCGCTCAGCAGCGACCACGCCAGGTAACCGAGGACCAGTCCCTGGGCGATACCGAGCCACGGCTGCCCGCCACGTGCACGGTCGGACGGCTGCGCCACCGGGAGCGCCGGACTGAGGCTCTCACTCGATCGCGCCAGCGCGCCGACCGCAAGCACCAGTGCCGCCACGCCCGCACCCACGCCGAGGATCAGCATCTTCACGTCGCCGGCGTTGAGCGTGGGCACGGCGTAATTCAGGCAAAGCAATTGCACGACGGCCCGGAGGGGAGACGTAACCTTCCATGCAACCGCGCCATCCACGAGCGTCGTGGACTCCGCCGCACTGAGCAGGAAGGAGCCGCCGCCCACCACGGCCAGGACCAGTGCAATCAGCACGACCGAAAGCGGTGTCAACGGGCGAAAACGTGGTTTTCGCGCGGAGTCAATGTTGGGTCTGGGGGCTTCCATCATGGGCTCGACTCAGGTCCGGTTACCGCAGCAGACACCGCAACGCACCCTGCGAGGTCTCAGACGCCTCATCATCGCCCAAGGTTCACCAAAATCAAATCCACTTGGGCCGGCTCCATTACGCCCAGACGCCTGCAATTTCCGACATCTTGCGAAACTTGTGGAATTGACTCTGCGTCGCCCATGACGGACCGTCGGGTCATCGGGCCGCCGGTCAACCGGATCGGGCAAATCGATTTGTCCAATTCCACGGGAAACAGGTCATGATGCGAGAGAACGCGATCCTCCTCAGCTTGGTTGTCGGATGGGTGTCGGGTGCCGCGGCTGCCGCGGAGCCGATCGTCGAAAACATCTCATTTGCGAGCGGTTCGATCCAACTGGCGGGGACCATATTGCTGCCCCCCGGCGACGGGCCATTTCCCGGTGTCGTGCTCGTGCATGGATCCGGCACGAGCGACCGTTCCAATCCCTGGACCTCCGCGTACGCCGAAGCGTTGGTTGCAAAAGGAATTGCCGTTCTCCACCCGGACAAGCGCGGGTCCGGCGACTCGGGTGGCGATTGGCACACCGCGAGCTTTCTGGAACTTGCCGACGATGCGGTCGCGGCCGCCGACGTTCTTTCCAAACACGCCAAAACGGACAAGACGAACATTGGACTCATGGGATTCAGCCAGGGAGGACACATCGTCCCCGCTGCTGCCGCCCGCTCCAAGCGCATCGCCTTCGCGGTGAGCGTTTCCGGCTCCTCCGTGCCCATCGTCGAACAGATCGAAGACGAGGTCATGCTCATGGCGGAGCGCGAGGGGCTCTCATCGGAAGAGCAGGCGTTGGTCAGGAAGATCAATGATCTCGGCTTTCGCTACGCGAAGACCTCCGAAGGCTGGAGCGCCTATGATTCCGCGTTACGTGACGCCCGATCCGGACCGCTGGCGGGCAA from Phycisphaerae bacterium includes:
- a CDS encoding alpha/beta hydrolase, whose amino-acid sequence is MMRENAILLSLVVGWVSGAAAAAEPIVENISFASGSIQLAGTILLPPGDGPFPGVVLVHGSGTSDRSNPWTSAYAEALVAKGIAVLHPDKRGSGDSGGDWHTASFLELADDAVAAADVLSKHAKTDKTNIGLMGFSQGGHIVPAAAARSKRIAFAVSVSGSSVPIVEQIEDEVMLMAEREGLSSEEQALVRKINDLGFRYAKTSEGWSAYDSALRDARSGPLAGKRVVEGFPSNPDSSAWRFLRAIGDYDPMPYWERLHIPVMFIYGGNDTQIRVAKSVQRIQQRLDPEKSNYTILVFGRNGHALFRDDEIALLADWISARGAS